In the Cellvibrio sp. KY-GH-1 genome, TGATGTTCGCACCATTGAACGTCGTGCACGCAAAATGGAAGAGTGGCTGGCTAACCCGGTGTTGATGGAAGCTGATGCTGACGCAGAATACGCAGCGATCATCGACATCGATCTGGCCGACATCAAAGAGCCAATCCTGGCTTGCCCGAACGATCCGGACGATGTGAAAGTATTGTCAGACGTGCAAGGCGCGAAGATTGATGAAGTGTTTATCGGTTCTTGTATGACCAACATTGGTCACTTCCGTGCAGCCGGAAAACTGCTGGCCGCCACCAAAGAAGCTCTGACCACCCGTTTGTGGATCGCCCCACCGACCAAGATGGATGCGCATCAGCTGATGGAAGAAGGCTACTACAGCATTTACGGCGTGAAAGGTGCCCGCACCGAAATGCCAGGTTGCTCGCTGTGCATGGGCAACCAGGCACGCGTTGCGAAAAACTCTACTGTGGTATCTACCTCCACCCGTAACTTCCCTAACCGTTTGGGTGAAGGTGCAGATGTGTATTTGGCCTCTGCTGAGCTGGCGGCAATCGCTGCTATTCTTGGCAAGCTGCCAACGCCAGAGGAATACCTGAGCTACGCGCAGAAGATTGACAGCATGTCGGCCGATATTTACCGTTACCTCAACTTCAATGAAATTGAGGCCTACCAAGACGCGGCCAACGAAGGCAAACGTATTGCAGCGGTAGAGATTCAAACTGTTGCCGTTTAGTAAGGTGCTCTGGTTAAATTTGCCAGACAAAACCTTCGTGTTACAAAAAAAGCCCGCTGCATAGCGGGCTTTTTTTTGCCACAATTTTCACCCTAATTAACCATAACAAAAACCGGCAGGAAACCTTATCGCAACTATACTTCTGGCATAAATACTGCTCCCTCAGAGTAAATTATTCCTTTTCGTCATTTTTTTGGCGATTCATTTTATTGAGGCCTCACTATGGATCAGCTGCAAGAACTTCTTCGCCAGGCAGAACTAAAACAAAAAAGTCTGGAACTGGAAATGGTATTTCAGCGAAACATGGAGTTTTTTCGCCAAGCCGAACCCAATATTTACAACAAATATCGCGACTACAACCCCACCAAAATCAAGATGATGCTTGCGTCGGAAGGCTACATCAATCTTGTTAATGTGGACTTGGACAACTCACCGGTATTCAACAAAGACCCGGTTGCCTTCTGCCAGGAGTATGTCGACCAATACAAACTCCTTCCTTCGCGCTACCGCGTCCTCGCGCGCACAACACAGGCATTGGATGTTGAAAGCGACGCGCACATAAGTACCATGAACCCGCTGATCGACTTCATCAACTCCAAAGAAGTAACTAACGTCATTATTCCTTTAGAAAAAGAAACACAATTTATGTTGGTGATGGGCATTGGCCTTGGCCACCATATTAATCAACTGTTGAAATACACTGACATCAAACATCTATGCATTATTGAACCCCATGAAGATATTTTTTTTGCGGCTTTGCATACATTAGATTGGCTTAAACTCTATGAACACTTTGATCGACAATACACAACGTTTAATTTGATTGTTGGCCAAACGCCAAGCGCATGTTACGACCAGATACGAGTTTACCTGAATCAAATCGGGTTATTTAATGCCGCGAGACCGAATGTATTCGATCATTTAAGCAGCCCGGAGATGAAAGCAACCACATCGATGTTCTTCGAAAAGCTTCCCACCCTTATCGGTGCAATGGGCTACTTCGACGATGAGCAAATCAGCCTTTCACATTCCGTAGCCAACTATCGAAACAACACACCAATACTGCGAAATCACGCGCTACTAACCAACAGTTACACGGACAAACCTGCATTTGTCATTGCGAATGGCCCATCACTGGATAAAGCAAAGGATTTTCTGTTGTCCAATCGCGACAAAGCCATTATTTTTTCTTGTGGAACGGCACTAGGCTCACTCGCGAAACTCGGGATAAAACCAGACTTTCATATCGAAATGGAACGCACGCGGCCGGTGGTTGAATGGATTGAAACCTCTACGACGGAAGAATTCCGCAAAGACATTATTTTGCTCGGTTTAAACACAATTCACCCCGACACCTTTGGGTTATTCAACACCATTGGAATGGGCATGAAAAGCAACGACGTGGGGACACATTTTATTTGCCAATATATCGGCGAAGATCAGTTTGTCATAAACATGGCATTGTCCAACCCAACAGTTGGTAACACCGGTATGGCATTCGCAGCCGCTCTGGGCTTTTCCAATATTTATATTTTTGGCATGGACTTCGGCTTTCCCGCAGAAGGAAAGCATCACTCTGAACTGAGTACGCATTATGACATTGGCGACGAGCACCAGGAAGACCTGCACCTCTATAAACATGATGCTGAAGGAAACATCCTTCTCGATGGAAACTTTGGAAATAAAATAGTGAGTACGTCTGTTTATTCGCATGCGCGACTCGCTGTTGAAACCTTGCTAATACAAAACAAAAAGATTAACTGCTTCAACACGAGCGAGGGTGTATTAATTCGAGGAAGCACGCCTATTCGCTACAATGATATAGATTTTAGCAACCTACCAACCATTGATAAAAAACCATATGCCCGCAGCCTCTTCAACAAACATTTCAACATGAATGGGCTTAAGAAAATTCATGACAACGAAGAAGTGATGAAAAAGTTCTCTCCCGCACTGGAACTATTCGATCAATTCAGGGCAATTTTTGCCAGGAATGCTACAAGCCGAAGCGAAGCGTTTCTAATGCTAAGCGAACATCACCACATTGCGCTGAATGCTGGCTTAGACAAAATAAAACAGTACGCCTACTCACTCATCAAAGGCAGTGTTCATTCATTTAACTTTGTACTGGCGAAATCACTCTATAACGGAGCAAGCGAAAAGGAAGGTATTGAAATATTTAATCAAGCAAAAAAATATTACCTTGAGTTCATGGACCATGCAGAGCAAAAGCTTCGCAATGAACTTTTAAAGACTGACGCACGCACACGCAACCTGGCAGAAAAAGTCAAACCGCAAAACAAATTGCACTGATCTGGTCCTACCCACAAATGCAGAAACATCAAAATTGACGCAGCAACCAGGCGTCAATTTTTTTATGAGTCGCTTTAATATTCGACAAAAGCGCCGCCGTAATTACATGACCGTCAACATGCTGACCTGATAAAGCCAACTGAGACTGATCAAACAAAGTCGCGGAAAATCCCGCTGCCGTTACATCAACCGCTAACGCACTTAAATTAAGTTCTCGATATAAATGACTAATCTGCGGATAACAAACCAATCCCAATGTCGGCACACCCATTCCTAAAGGGCATACGTTAGCGTGAAAACGCATTGCCAAAACCAGACTAGCCTGCTGATACAGTGAAAATTGCCTATCGCCGCCGACGGTTCCTACCAAATATGGCGCAACAGCAACTCGACGACGACGCAAGTTATCCGGTAAAAATTCTATTACTGAAGATATAGGCGCATAATCGCGAAAAATATGCGGAACAAACACGAGGTTCAAATCATGATTGGCGGTAAGCAGCTGTTCAAGGCAGCCAGCAAACTCTTTAAAAAAACCTTCAGCTGACAAAAAGTTTTGCCCGCCTTTGAAACGAGTATCCAACATATCTCCCGCCAAATTTATAACAATATTCCGGGGAGAATTTTCCAATTCGGGAAGGCTGTGCGCCGCTGGCGTCACAAAAAAACCACCATCTGGAACAGCAGACACCGCTCGCGAGTAATACTCACCGAGATATTTTTCCAGGGTATCCACAGCGCCATCATTGCGCACCGCCACAAAAAATCTATCGTCTGCCAGGATACAATCCATAAACGCCCGAAAGCGCTGCAAACAGATGTCCGGCACCCCCTGACCTGCGTCAACACCCAATCCGTAAAAAAGCACCGGGCAACGAATTTTAGCCAAGAGTTCGGGCGGCAAATCAATCGAACATCCGGTACGCGAACTCTCAACCCAAAGTTCGAAATAATTGCCACCGCCTATCAACAAAAGATCAAATTGATTGGCGTAACTAATAAAGTCGTCATCAAAAAATCGCTGTTTCCAATAGAACTCCCGAATTTCCAGTTCGGTAAAGTTCAGCTGAAATGAAAGGTTTTGCGCAAACTGTGCCCGAGCACCTGCGTGATTCGCATTGTCGCCTATATTGCCGGAAAAGCTTGCCAGGTGAAGAACTTTTAAATGTCGTAGCATTAGGCCTCACTTTGCCACACAGTATGGCGTAATCGCCATTGGCCATATTCATCCCTAACCCATAAATGCGGTGAACGGAATTTATCAACTGATTGCCAAAATTCCTGTTCACTCGAACTAATGTAGTCTAGAAACTCATGGAAATATTTTTTGGGAAATTCCTGATCATATTTTTTAACCAGATGCACAGCCTCTTCCCGGGTAATTTTCCCATTTCGAACCTCCTGAGCAGCATCATAGGTTGCTCGGCCAATGCCAAATTTGATCAAGGTAGTGAAATAGTGAAATGGGTCGATCTTATCGTCGATACTACTGTATTTTGAATAGGAACCTTCGGTGCGATCGGGGTTCGCCTGGAAGCCGGTATGCTCAGCCGCATAGTAATAACATTCCTGGGGATCCCATTTCAGGTAATAGCCAAGGTAGTGAACTTCAATATTTTTTTCTGCCAATAGCTCCGGGCGCGGCGCGATATACGGAGTAAAATCATTCAACGTAAAATCATATTGGTCAATAATTTCGCGCACAGTCACGCCACCCAAACGCATGTCTAATGGATCATCGGTAGAGAAGAACTTGGGATCCATTGTTGGCTTAGCGTTCTCATCAACTTTATTGCCATACTCCGCCTGATTCTCGCCATACATGACTAACGGAACATTAAATTTTGCAGCCATTAATGGCCCAATAATTCGCTGGCCAACAATAAACGGTTGAAATGGATGCAGAAGATTAATAAACGCGAGGCGCGTTAACAGGCGGTGCAGCTTACCATTGGGTGTAAATAAC is a window encoding:
- a CDS encoding polysaccharide pyruvyl transferase family protein, which produces MLRHLKVLHLASFSGNIGDNANHAGARAQFAQNLSFQLNFTELEIREFYWKQRFFDDDFISYANQFDLLLIGGGNYFELWVESSRTGCSIDLPPELLAKIRCPVLFYGLGVDAGQGVPDICLQRFRAFMDCILADDRFFVAVRNDGAVDTLEKYLGEYYSRAVSAVPDGGFFVTPAAHSLPELENSPRNIVINLAGDMLDTRFKGGQNFLSAEGFFKEFAGCLEQLLTANHDLNLVFVPHIFRDYAPISSVIEFLPDNLRRRRVAVAPYLVGTVGGDRQFSLYQQASLVLAMRFHANVCPLGMGVPTLGLVCYPQISHLYRELNLSALAVDVTAAGFSATLFDQSQLALSGQHVDGHVITAALLSNIKATHKKIDAWLLRQF
- a CDS encoding N-acetyl sugar amidotransferase, which gives rise to METFFGLPPQVTFCKRCVISNQRPNSTVEFKHTATEKKSVIDFDDDGICSACRFAEQKDQGIDWKQKEDELKALLARFKRNDGGYDVIVPGSGGKDSAFTAHVLKYKYGMNPLTVTWSPHLYTDIGWKNMQNWMHVGGLDNVLFTPNGKLHRLLTRLAFINLLHPFQPFIVGQRIIGPLMAAKFNVPLVMYGENQAEYGNKVDENAKPTMDPKFFSTDDPLDMRLGGVTVREIIDQYDFTLNDFTPYIAPRPELLAEKNIEVHYLGYYLKWDPQECYYYAAEHTGFQANPDRTEGSYSKYSSIDDKIDPFHYFTTLIKFGIGRATYDAAQEVRNGKITREEAVHLVKKYDQEFPKKYFHEFLDYISSSEQEFWQSVDKFRSPHLWVRDEYGQWRLRHTVWQSEA
- a CDS encoding 6-hydroxymethylpterin diphosphokinase MptE-like protein — encoded protein: MDQLQELLRQAELKQKSLELEMVFQRNMEFFRQAEPNIYNKYRDYNPTKIKMMLASEGYINLVNVDLDNSPVFNKDPVAFCQEYVDQYKLLPSRYRVLARTTQALDVESDAHISTMNPLIDFINSKEVTNVIIPLEKETQFMLVMGIGLGHHINQLLKYTDIKHLCIIEPHEDIFFAALHTLDWLKLYEHFDRQYTTFNLIVGQTPSACYDQIRVYLNQIGLFNAARPNVFDHLSSPEMKATTSMFFEKLPTLIGAMGYFDDEQISLSHSVANYRNNTPILRNHALLTNSYTDKPAFVIANGPSLDKAKDFLLSNRDKAIIFSCGTALGSLAKLGIKPDFHIEMERTRPVVEWIETSTTEEFRKDIILLGLNTIHPDTFGLFNTIGMGMKSNDVGTHFICQYIGEDQFVINMALSNPTVGNTGMAFAAALGFSNIYIFGMDFGFPAEGKHHSELSTHYDIGDEHQEDLHLYKHDAEGNILLDGNFGNKIVSTSVYSHARLAVETLLIQNKKINCFNTSEGVLIRGSTPIRYNDIDFSNLPTIDKKPYARSLFNKHFNMNGLKKIHDNEEVMKKFSPALELFDQFRAIFARNATSRSEAFLMLSEHHHIALNAGLDKIKQYAYSLIKGSVHSFNFVLAKSLYNGASEKEGIEIFNQAKKYYLEFMDHAEQKLRNELLKTDARTRNLAEKVKPQNKLH